A stretch of the Dyella telluris genome encodes the following:
- the pip gene encoding prolyl aminopeptidase, producing the protein MSQELRTLYPEIEPYDSGMLKVSDLHTLYYEQSGNPNGKPVVFLHGGPGGGTNPKCRRFFDPAVYRIVLFDQRGCGKSTPHAELHDNTTWNLVNDIERIRGHLGIDRWQVFGGSWGSTLALAYAETHPERVTELVLRGIFMLRRWELEWFYQKGCDALYPDAWETYLKAIPEAEHGDLMSAYHRRLTSTDPVVRVEAARAWSVWEGATSYLHQDEGHIQSSGEDEFALAFARIECHYFVHGGFFEHDDQLLRNVGRIRNIPAVIVQGRYDVVCPMRSAWDLHRAWPEADLRVVQDAGHSAFEPGNISELVKATDRFRG; encoded by the coding sequence ATGTCGCAGGAACTTCGCACCCTTTATCCCGAGATCGAGCCGTATGACAGCGGCATGCTCAAGGTTTCGGACCTGCACACGCTGTACTACGAGCAGAGCGGCAACCCCAACGGCAAGCCGGTGGTGTTCCTGCATGGCGGCCCGGGTGGTGGCACCAACCCGAAGTGCCGTCGCTTCTTCGACCCGGCGGTGTACCGCATCGTGCTGTTCGACCAGCGCGGCTGCGGCAAGTCCACGCCGCACGCCGAGCTGCACGACAACACCACGTGGAACCTGGTCAACGACATCGAGCGCATCCGTGGACACCTCGGCATCGATCGCTGGCAGGTGTTCGGCGGTTCGTGGGGCTCCACGCTGGCGCTGGCCTATGCCGAAACGCACCCGGAGCGTGTGACCGAACTGGTGTTGCGCGGCATCTTCATGCTGCGTCGCTGGGAGCTGGAGTGGTTCTACCAGAAGGGCTGCGACGCGCTGTATCCGGATGCGTGGGAAACCTACCTGAAGGCCATTCCGGAAGCCGAGCACGGTGACCTGATGAGCGCCTATCACCGTCGCCTCACCAGCACCGATCCGGTGGTGCGCGTGGAAGCGGCGCGCGCATGGTCCGTGTGGGAAGGCGCAACCAGCTATTTGCATCAGGACGAGGGTCACATCCAGTCCAGCGGCGAGGACGAATTCGCGCTGGCTTTCGCCCGCATCGAATGCCACTACTTCGTGCACGGCGGCTTCTTCGAACACGACGACCAGCTGCTGCGCAACGTCGGCCGCATCCGCAACATCCCGGCTGTCATCGTGCAAGGTCGCTATGACGTGGTGTGCCCGATGCGCAGCGCGTGGGATCTGCACCGCGCCTGGCCAGAAGCCGACCTGCGCGTGGTGCAGGACGCCGGCCATTCCGCGTTCGAGCCGGGCAATATCTCCGAACTGGTCAAGGCCACCGACCGCTTCCGCGGCTGA
- the upp gene encoding uracil phosphoribosyltransferase: protein MKIVEVHHPLIQHKLGLMRRAGISTKEFRELASEVASLLTYEATKDLETVEQRIEGWAGPLTVHQIKGKKVTIVPILRAGLGMLPGVLDMIPAAKVSVVGLQRDEETLKPIAYYEKLTGRMDERIALIVDPMLATAGTLVATVDMLKAAGCKRIKGLFLVAAPEGLQRIEAAHPDVEIYTASIDERLNEHGYILPGLGDAGDKIFGTKQLPAG from the coding sequence ATGAAGATCGTCGAAGTCCACCATCCCCTGATCCAGCACAAACTCGGCCTGATGCGCCGCGCCGGCATCAGCACCAAGGAGTTCCGCGAACTCGCCTCCGAAGTGGCGTCGTTGCTCACCTATGAGGCCACCAAGGACCTGGAAACGGTGGAGCAGCGCATCGAAGGCTGGGCCGGGCCGCTCACCGTGCATCAGATCAAGGGCAAGAAGGTCACCATCGTGCCGATCCTGCGTGCTGGCCTGGGCATGCTGCCCGGCGTGCTCGACATGATCCCCGCGGCCAAGGTCAGCGTGGTGGGCCTGCAGCGCGACGAGGAAACCCTCAAGCCCATCGCCTACTACGAAAAGCTCACCGGCCGCATGGACGAGCGCATCGCGCTCATCGTCGACCCGATGCTGGCCACGGCCGGCACCCTGGTCGCCACCGTGGACATGCTCAAGGCCGCTGGCTGCAAGCGCATCAAGGGCCTGTTCCTGGTCGCGGCGCCCGAAGGGCTCCAGCGCATCGAAGCGGCGCACCCGGACGTGGAGATCTACACCGCCTCCATCGACGAACGCCTCAATGAGCACGGCTACATCCTGCCGGGGCTCGGCGACGCGGGGGACAAGATCTTCGGCACCAAGCAACTGCCCGCCGGCTGA
- a CDS encoding YncE family protein — protein sequence MQRPIRNILALALLAACSSHAVAAPQAASFKVISQLPLGGVGGWDYLSFDEQSRHLFVTRGDRVEVVDVDQNKRIGTIPGTQGVHGVALDPTSHRGYTSNGQAASVTVFDLNTLAVVGTIKGTGEKPDAIVYDAASKHVFTFNGKGKSFSVIDPAKNTVIATVPLSGKPEFAVTDEAGHIFVNNEDTAELIKIDTATNKVAGTWKLGACESPSGLAIDRKYHRLFSVCDNKLMTVSDAEAGKVVASVAIGEGPDAVAFDEGTGMVYSSNGESGNITVVHQDDADHYSVAATVPTQPSARTLALDPKLHRLYLSAATLAGPAQEGHHPAIKPDSFTVLTVGAP from the coding sequence ATGCAACGCCCCATTCGCAACATCCTTGCTCTTGCGCTGCTCGCCGCGTGCTCCTCGCACGCCGTGGCCGCCCCCCAGGCCGCATCGTTCAAGGTGATCTCGCAGCTTCCGCTGGGCGGCGTCGGCGGCTGGGATTACCTCAGCTTCGACGAGCAGAGCCGCCACCTGTTCGTGACGCGCGGTGATCGCGTGGAAGTGGTGGACGTGGACCAGAACAAGCGCATCGGCACCATTCCGGGTACGCAGGGCGTGCACGGCGTGGCGCTGGATCCGACGTCGCACCGCGGTTACACCAGCAATGGGCAGGCGGCTTCGGTGACGGTGTTCGATCTCAACACGCTGGCTGTGGTCGGCACCATCAAAGGTACGGGCGAGAAGCCGGACGCGATTGTCTACGATGCAGCGTCGAAGCACGTGTTCACCTTCAACGGCAAAGGCAAGTCCTTCAGCGTGATCGACCCGGCCAAGAACACCGTGATCGCTACCGTGCCGCTGTCGGGCAAGCCGGAATTCGCGGTGACGGACGAAGCCGGGCATATCTTCGTGAACAACGAAGACACGGCCGAGCTGATCAAGATCGACACGGCCACAAACAAGGTGGCCGGCACCTGGAAGCTCGGGGCCTGCGAGTCGCCGTCGGGCCTGGCCATCGACCGCAAGTATCACCGGCTGTTCTCGGTCTGCGACAACAAGCTGATGACGGTGAGTGATGCCGAGGCCGGCAAGGTGGTGGCCAGCGTCGCCATCGGCGAAGGCCCGGATGCGGTGGCCTTCGACGAGGGCACGGGCATGGTCTACAGCTCCAATGGCGAGAGCGGCAACATCACGGTGGTGCACCAGGATGACGCGGATCATTACAGCGTCGCCGCCACCGTTCCCACCCAGCCCAGCGCACGCACGCTGGCGCTCGATCCCAAGCTGCATCGCCTGTACCTGTCGGCCGCCACGCTGGCCGGCCCGGCGCAGGAGGGACATCACCCGGCCATCAAGCCGGACAGCTTCACCGTGCTGACGGTGGGCGCACCGTAA